GATCGGCATCGCCCCGCATGCCACCTACACCGTCAGCGCCAGCCTCTATCGCGCCATCGCCGAGTTCGCCCGGGAGCGGGGCATGAAGATAACCACTCACCTGGCGGAGAGCAGGGCGGAGTCGATCTACATCAGATCCGGTTCCGGGATCCTTGCCCTCGATTTTCGCGAGAAGGTCGGCTGGGATTATCTGAGCCACGAACCCTTCGGCGTCACCCCGGTCAAATACCTGCAGCAATGGAACGTCTTCGGCCCCGGTTTTCTTGCCGCCCACTGCGTGCACGTAGCGCCAGCCGACGTCGAGGCTCTGGCCAGATACGACGTCGCCATCGCCCACTGCCCCAAGAGCAACGCCAAACTGGGATGCGGCATAGCGCCGCTGCCGGCCTTCCTGCAAGCCGGCATCCGCGTCGGTTTCGGCACCGACAGCCCCGCCAGCAGCAATATCATGGACATGTTCGGCGAGATGCGCACGGCCATCTTCCTCCACCGGGGCGTCGAGCGCGACGCCGCCGTCCTGGGAGCGGCCGAATGCGTGCAGATGGCCACTCTCGGCGGCGCCAGGGCTCTGGGCATGGAGGACAGGATCGGTTCGCTCGAGCCCGGCAAACAGGCGGATATCATCGCCGTCGACATGGAATACAGCCATTTCACGCCCATACACGACCCCTACTCGGCGCTGGTCTTCGGAGCCAACCAGGAAGACGTCTTTTTCACGATGGTGGCCGGCCGGCTGCTATACACGCGCAAGGTCTTTGTCACTCTCGACGAGGAAGAAATCACCAAAAAAGCACGCGAGGTCAAGGACAAACTTTGGCAGTAATGCAGGATTACTGGTATTTAAGCCGAATGTAACGTATAATCCATCTAGTATATCCACGCTAAGACTCGGTTGTCCCCGTTCCTTTTCTGTAACCCTAAGGATCAACTGCGTCTGCTACATGCAGTGCGATCCCCTAATGGGCGCACAGAAAAGGAGTTATTATTTTGTTTGAAAATCTAGGTTTGGAAGAGCGCCTTCTCAAGGGCGTCAAGGCCATGGGCTATACCACGCCCACCCCCATCCAGGAAAAAGCGATACCGGTTGCTCTCGAAGGCAGGGACATTGTCGGCTGTGCCCAGACGGGCACCGGCAAGACCGCAGCCTTCATCCTGCCGCTGCTTCAGAACATGGGAACCCAGCACGGCGTCAAGGCTCTGGTTGTGACACCGACCCGCGAGCTTGCGGGCCAGATCGTAGACGTTGCCCGCCAGTGCAGCAAGTTCACCGGACACAAGGTCGCCGCTGTTTACGGCGGCGTCGGTTATCAGCCGCAGAAGGACAAGCTTCGCCGCGGCGTCGACCTGCTGGTGGCGACTCCCGGCAGGCTCCTCGACCTTTCAGGCCGGGGGGACGTCAACCTCAGTCAGGTCGAGGTCCTGGTGCTGGACGAGGCCGACCGCATGCTCGACATGGGCTTCTGGCCCGACGTCAAGCGCATCATGAAGCTGATTCCGGCCAAGCGCCAGAACATGCTGTTCTCGGCGACGATGTCGCACCAGGTTCTTGGTGTCATCGGTGATACTTTAAGCAGGCCCGTCCGCATCGACGTCGCGCCGAGCGCCACGCCGATCGAGGCGATAGAGCAGGCAGTCTACCCCGTCGGCAGCACCCAGAAGGGCGATCTGCTGGTCAAGCTGCTTGAAGAGCGCGACCTCGACCGGGTGCTCGTCTTCACGCGCACCAAGCATCGCGCCGACCGCGTCTGCCGCACCCTGTCCCGCAAGGGCATCAAGGGTGTCGCCATTCATTCGAACCGCAGCCAGGCCCAGCGCCAGCAGGCGCTCGACGGCTTCAAGAACGGCAAGTACCGCGTTCTGGTCGCGACCGACATCGTCGCCCGCGGCATCGACGTGGACAACATCTCTCACGTCATCAATTTCGACTTGCCCAACAAGGCTGAGGATTACGTCCACCGCATCGGCCGCACGGCTCGCGCCGGCAATGACGGCACCGCGCTCAGTTTCCTTTCTTCAGAGGAGACTTCGGCTCTGCGGGAGATCGAGGGTCTGATCGGCACGACGCTGCCCTGCGAGGACGTCGAGGGCTTCGATTACGATTACCGGGTTGTTCCCGATCCCAGCCGCGAGGCCACCAAGGTCAGGAAGCTCGTCTATAACGGCGGCGCCCTGTCGGGCAAGCGCCGGCGCAGCAGAAGGCCGGGACGCAGCATGGCCCGCGCCCGCTAAGACGGGGCGTTAAAAGAGGGGCGTTGCAAGGGACGTTACATTGGGGACACACTAATAATGTGTCCCCTTTTTTTCTTCCCCTCTTGCTAGCCGGCGATCTCCTTGCCTGAATGTAGCTGTTGGGCTTCGTATTGGTCTATAATATTTGAGGTTGTTAATAAGCACTCTTTCGGGCGGTCGTCCGCGATGGCCTTGAAAATATCCTGATACCAGTAAACCTGCACGGGTGGGGAATTAATACATGCTACTAGACAGAAAAAGAATCAATCGCTGGACGCGCTGGTTTGCGATCATGCTGGTCGTCGTCTTCGCCCTGGGAACCGTCTTCCTGGGAGTCGGCTCCAAGACCGGCAACATCTTTGCCGGCTGCGCCAAGGGCGCGCCCTCGGCGTCATCGAAATCATTCGAGGACCGCGAGGCCTATTACAAGGACCAGATCAGCGAGAATCCGCAGGACAACGTCAGCATGCTGGCGCTGGCCAATCTCTATGCTGACGACAGCGTCGGCCGCTATGACGACGCCATCACCTGGTTCAACAACGCGCTGGCGCTCGATCCCGGCAACGCGGACCTGCAGCTGCGCATCGCCACCATCTACATGAACAAGACCCAGAATTACGACGCTGCCGTCAAGCTTCTGACGGATCTTACCGCCAAGGCTCCCGACAACGCCAACGCCTTCCTCTACCTGGGCCAGGCCGCGAAGTCGGCCGGACAGAACCAGACGGCGATCCTTGCCTGGACCCGTTACCTGGCGCTGGCGCCAACCAGTGAATTCGCGGCGACGATCAAGGACGAGATCACCAAGCTCTCGGCACTGCCGGCGGTTACTCCTCCCCCCACTTCCACCTTGCCGGGAACCTCCGGAGCAACGGCGCCCAGCAGCCCTGGTGCCGCGTTGCCGTCAACTCCCGCACAGACCCCCTAAGCCCGGTCAGTGACGATCTTTTCCGACCCGGGTTTAGGCAAACCGCGGGTTGGAAAGGACTATTTCCGGTGGGCTGTTTGGGGCCGGATGTCGACATATCCTTCCTCGATGTGCTATAAACCATCCTTGTTCATGGTCGATAGAAGGACCGGTTTTTTCGGTCACACTATATAAGGGCGGTTTTTTGAAACTCATAATCACGGAAAAAGATACGGCGGCGAAGAAGATCGCCAGTATACTGGGCGGCGGCAAGGTGGCGGCCAGCTCATACCAGAAGGTCCCCATCTATACATTTTCCGCCGATTCGGAGGAGTTCACCTGCATCGGGCTCAAGGGCCACATCGTGCAGCTGGAATATCCCGAAGAGTATTCCGACTGGCGCAAGGTCGAGCCCCGTGAGCTGATCGACGCCGAGCTGATCAAGGCGCCGTCAGCCAAATCGGTGGTCAACGCGCTCAAGAAGACCGCCAAGGACGCGGGCAGCGTCATCATCGCCACCGACTTCGACCGGGAAGGCGAACTGATCGGCCTCGAGGCGCTGGAGCAGACCGTCGAGGCCAATCCGGCCCTGTCACAGGGAGTGCGGCGCGCCCGCTACTCCGCCCTGACCGCCGAGGAGATCAACCGGGCCTTCGCTGACACCACCGAACTTTCGATCCCGCTGGCGCAGGCCGGCGAGGCCCGTCAGGATATCGACCTCATCTGGGGAGCCACGCTCACCCGTTTCATATCACTGGCGACGTCGAGGCTGGGCAACCAGTTCCTTTCAGTCGGCCGGGTGCAGAGCCCGACGCTGGCGCTGATCGTGGGGCGCGAGCTCGAGCGGCGCGCCTTCACGCCGGTTCCCTACTGGCAGGTGTTCGCCGAGCTGGGTTCCTCCCAGGGCGATTTCACCGCCCAACACAAAACCGACCGTTTCCTGGATGAAAAGGAGGCGAAAGCGGCGCTTGCCAGCGCCGGCGCTGCCGCCACCGGCACGGTCACAGCGGTCAAGTCGACCCAGAAGAAGCTGCAGCCACCGGCGCCGTTCAACACCACCGCCTACACCAAGGCGGCCACTTCGCTGGGGATGTCCGCGGCGAGGGCCATCCGCCTGGCGGAAGACCTTTATCTCGGCGGTTTCATCAGCTATCCGCGTACGGATAACACGGTTTATCCACCGTCGCTCGATCTCAAGGAGATCCTGGCAGAGCTCAAAAAGAGCCGCGACCTGGAGCCGGCTGCCAGCGAGCTGCTGGGACGGCCCCAGCTAACGCCTACGCGGGGCAAGAAACAGACGACCGACCATCCGCCGATCTACCCGGTCGGCATGCCGACCGCCGGCGACAAGCTCGACGACGCCCACTGGAAGATCTGGTTCCTGGTTGCCCGCCGTTTCCTGGCGACGTTAAGCGACGAAGCGGTCTCCGAGAGCAACCGCGTCGACTTCGACATCGGCGGCGAGCCTTTTGCCGTCAGGGGTTCGCGCATCGTCGTTCCCGGCTGGCTGGGCGTCTATCCCTACTCGCGCAGCCGTGACGAGGAAGTGCCGCGGCTCGAGGAGGGCGAAGAGGTCAAGGTCAACCGGGTCTTCGACGAGCAGAAGGAGACCCAGCCGCCGGGACGCTACGGCCAGGGCCGCCTCATCGAGCTCATGGAGCAGAACGGGCTGGGCACCAAGGCCACCCGCCACAGCATCATCCAGAACCTTTACGACCGCGGCTACATCAAGAACACTCCGGTCGAGCCGACCGAGACCGGCATCGGCATGGTCGAGGCGCTCAATACCTACGCCGACCGCATCACCAAGCCGGAAATGACCGCCGAACTCGAGGAAGAAATGAACTCCATCGCCGAGCAGGCCATGACCAAGGACGAGGTCGTCAAGCGCTCGCGCGAACTGCTCCATCTGGCTTATGCGTCCCTGGAGGAGCACAAGGAAGAGCTGGCGGGCATCATCGTCAAGGGCATCCAGGAGGACAAGGTCGTCGGCGCCTGTCCCAAGTGCGGCAAGCAGCTGAAGATCATCCGCTCCAAGAAGACCAAGAAACGCTTCGTCGGCTGCGACGGCTACCCGGACTGCGACACGACCTACCCGCTGCCTCAGATGGGCAGGCTAATTCCTATGCACGTGGAATGCCCCGAGTGCCACTCGCCCAAGGTCAAGATCATCACGCGCGGCCGGCGCCCCTGGGAGCTGTGCATCGACCCGGAATGCTCGACCAAGGAAGAGTACCGCAAGAAGGCGGCCCTGAAGAAGGCGGAGAAAGCCGCCGAGGCGGCAACGGCCACCAAGACGGTGGTCCGCAAGGCGAAGGCCGGCGCCAAGCCGGCAAGCAAGACGAGGAAAAAAGCCTCCTGAGCGGAGCCCCATGTACTTCATCACTTTTGAGGGAATCGATCAAAGCGGCAAATCGACCCAGCTGAAACTGCTGGCTGACGCCGCTGCCGCCGCCGGCGTCGCCACGCTCAGCGTCCGCGAGCCCGGGGGCACGCCGCTGGGGGAGCAGATCCGCGAGATACTCCTTGGCCCCGAGCATGCCAACATGGACGCCTGGACCGAGGCCCTGCTTTACGCCGCCGCCCGCGTGCAGCTGGTCAGGGAAGTCATCAAGCCGGCGCTGATGCAGGGCAAGATCGTTCTCTCCGACCGCTACATCGACTCTTCGCTGGTCTATCAGGGGATCGCCCGCGAGCTGGGCATCGACCGCATCCTCGACCTCAACCTGGGCGCCACCGGCGGCCTCATGCCCGACCTCACCTTCGTATTTCACCTAGGGGTGGCGGCGTCACGCGAGCGCCTGGCCGGACGCGGCACCGCCGAGGACCGCATCGAGGGGGAGCCGCTCGACTTCCATCAGAAAGTCGAAGACGGATACCGCAAGCTCGAGGAGATGTATCCCGGAAGGATAGCCGGCATCGACGCCGGCGGCAGTATCGAGGAAGTACACGCCCGCGTCGTGGAGGTCTGCAGCGAGCGGCTGGGCCTGGAACTGTAGCGCCGATCCGCCGGAAAAATTCCCCGAAGGATTTATGACTGAGCTGCCTACAATCTTCAAAGGCCTCATCGGCCAGGACCAGGCCGCACGCATGCTCGCCGCCGCCGTCAGCCAGGGAGAGCCGAGCCACGCCTACCTTTTCCACGGCCCGCGTGGCGTCGGCAAGTTCCCGGCAGCGCTGAAGTTCGCGGCGGCGCTCTGCTGCGAGCAGGGTGGTTGCGGCGAATGCCCTTCCTGCGTGAAGGCGGCCAGGGGCGTCCATCCCGACATCGAGGTCATCGCGCCGGTCGGCTCGTTCATAACCGTGGACCAGGTTCGGGAGATCAACCGTAACCTCAACCTGCGGCCGCACGAGAGCCGGGCGCGCGTCTTCATCATCAGGGGCGCCGGCAGCTTCAATTCAGAGAGCGCCAACGCCTTTCTCAAGTCGCTCGAGGAGCCGCCGCCCTTCGTTTTCTTCCTGCTGCTGGCCGAGCACGCCGACGGCACCCTGGCGACGATCGTCTCACGCTGCCAGCCGGTGCGTTTCGGGCCTGTGCCGGCCGCCGATATCGAAACCTTCCTGCTCGAGCACTATCAGGTGAGCGAGGTGGTCGCCCAGGCCTATGCCCGTGTCTGCCGCGGCGGCCTGGAGCTGGCCAGGGCGTTATGTATCGAGCCGGGTCTGCCGGAGCGCCGCCAGAGCTACCTGCAGATCGGTGAGAACCTCAGCCGTGGCGGCTGGGAGGGCGGCGCCAGCCAGATGGCCGCCGGGATCATGGCCGCCGCCGCCCAGGCGGGCGAGACCGCTGAAGAAGATGCCGAGGAAGCCGTGCCCGAGGGGTTCCTGGCGGCGCCGAAGAAGCGCCGCGAGCAGGACGCCCACCGCCGCGCCGGCCAGGCGCAGCGGCGCGAGCTGTACCTGGCGCTCGATTTCCTCGAGTCCTGGTTCCGCGACATGATGGCGATGGCGGCCGGCGCCGGCGACGCCGTCCTCAACCGCGATTACGAGCTCGAGCTGGAGAATCTGGCGCTGCCGTCGAAGCTCGATAACTATCGCCGGGCGCTGGAGGCCATCGAGGCCGCCCGCTCGAAACTGAGCTATAATGTGGAATTGGAGCTTGCTTTGCAGGCCATGTTCTATCAGTTGCAGGAGGTTTTGTAGTGCCGGAAGTCGCAGAAGTCGTATTCAGGAATGGCTGCAAGGTCTATTCCTTCGATCCGGCCGGCCTCGAGCTAGATGTCGCCGACCAGGTAATAGTCAGGACCAGCCGCGGCATCGAGATCGGCAAGGTCGTCGTCGCCAACCACGAGCTGCCGCCCGAGGAGGTCGTGGCGCCCCTGGAAAAAGTCGTGCGCAAGGCCACCGACAGCGATCTGTCGGCTGTGGAGCGCAACGAAAAACTGGCGGTGCGCGTCGGCCAGGTCTGTGAAGAGAAGATCTCGGACTACGGCCTGGACATGCGGCTGATCAACACCGAGGTCGTTTTCGATGGCGGCAAGATCATCATCTCTTTCTTCGCCGAGGAGCGGGTGGATTTCCGCAGACTGGTCGAGGACCTTGCCAAGAAATTCCGCACCCGCATCGAGTTCCGCCAGGTGGGCGTTCGCGACGAGGCCCGCCTCATCGGCGGCTACGGCCCCTGCGGCCGGCGCATGTGCTGCACCATGTTCGCCGGCGATCAGCAGCCGGTCTCGATCAAGATGGCCAAGGAACAGAACCTTCCCCTCAATCCGATGAAGATCTCCGGAATCTGCGGGCGGCTGATGTGCTGCCTCAAGTACGAGCAGGAAGCTTACAAGGATTTCAAATGCCGCTGTCCCAACAAGGGCACGGTTGTCATGACCGACAAGGGCGAAGGCCGGGTCGTCGATTACCTGGTGCCCAAGGAAAAAGTCTTGGTCAACCTGGGAGAGGCCGGACAGACCGAGGCTTCCCTGGAAGAGATCAAGGCGGCATCGGAGCGACCCCGCGAAGCGGCGCCCGTTGCAAGTGAAGGCGAGGAACAGCTCTCCGGCAGCGCCGCACGCCCCAGAGGCGAGGCTGCTCGACCCAGAAGCGAGAGCGACCGCTCCAGGGGCTCGCGCCCCCGTCCTGACCGCGACCGTTCCCGCGGAGGCGGCGACCGGGGCAGGGGCAGCGGCGGCCGCAGGCCGCAGGCCAAGGCCGCTGCGGGCGACCGGGGAAGCAACAGGCCCGCTGACAGGAATGGCAACAAAGCCGGCGCCAGCGTCAGCGACAATACCACGGAAAAGACCGGCGGCAAGCCGTCAGAAAAAGGCGGCGAAGGCGCCGAGGCCAAGGGCGGGCAGAGGGCTGCGCGGCGTCCCGGCGGCGGGCGCGGCGGACGGGGTGGCCGCCGCAGAAGGCGCTGATTTGGACCCGCGCCCGATAGGCATGTTCGACTCAGGAGTGGGCGGGCTGACCGTCCTGCACGAATGCCTGGTCTCACATCCTCACGAAGATTTCATCTACCTCGGCGACACCGGCCGTTTTCCCTATGGACCGCGCAGCGCCGAAGAGATCAGGGCTTTCGCCTTTCAGATCGCTTCTCACCTGCTGGCCCTGGACGTCAAGCTGCTGGTAGTCGCCTGCAATTCGGCCACGGCGGCTTCGCTGCCCTGGCTGCAGGAGACGCTGAGCGCCTCGATCATCGGCGCCGTCCATCCCGAGGCCCAGGCCGCGGCGCAGGCCACCCGCAACCGCCGCGTCGGCGTCCTGGCTACCGAGGCCACCGTTGCCAGCGGCAGCTATGAGCGTTCGCTGCTCAATCTCGACGCCGGCCTTGAAGTCTACTCACAGCCATGCCCCAGGCTGGCCTCGATGATCCAGAGCGGCGACGTCTCCTCACCAGAGATGGTCGAGACGGTAAAGAGCTACGCGGCGCCGCTCAAGGAGGCGGGTGTCGACACGGTCATCCTGGGATGCACGCACTATCCCCTGGTGACCCCGATGCTGCAGCGGGTTTTTGGCAGGGACGTAACTCTGGTAAACTCCGCCGAGGAAATCGCGCGCGAGGTCGGCGAGGTCCTGGAACGCAAGGAGATAGGCAACGACCCGGCCAGGGAAGGCAAGTATTCATTCCTGTGCACCGGTGAGGTTGATACTTTCGTGGAAGTTGGCGCACGCTTTTTACAGATGCCGTTCGAGAACGTGCGACGAGTCGATACAGCTCAGCTGGAAAGGATTGGTGTGGCGTGAACTTAAAGACAGTGACGCGCGGCGGAGTCATCGCCGCCATGTATGTCGTTCTTACCGTGACCCCCGGGCTCAATGCGGTTAGTTACAATGCCGTGCAGTTCCGCATCTCGGAGATGTTGATGCCGCTGGCGGCTTTTGACATCGCCGCGGTCCCCGGGCTCTGGATCGGCTGCATCATCGCCAACGCGATCGGCAGCCCCTTCGGCATCCTCGACCTTACCCTGGGCGCCGGGCTGACGCTGGCGTCGGCGGTCGTCATCCATCTCGCCGGTTCACGCTGGATCGGCCTGGGCAGCCTCGCCGCCCCGGTGATATTCAACGCGCTGGGAGTAGCGCTCATCATCATGCTGGCAAGCGCTCCCGAGGACGGAGTCCTCTTCTGGCCGACGGCCTTCACTGTCGGCATCGGCGAGCTCGGCGTCATGGCCGTGCTGGCGGCGCCGCTGTTCGTCATGCTCAAGAGGAACCCGGAGATCATCGGCCTGGAGCAGAGGCTATAATGGCGGTCGAACGGCCGGATGGCCGCAACTACGGCGAGATACGCCCGCTCAAGATCACTCCCGGTTTTCTCGAGTTCGCGGAGGGCTCGGTGCTGATCGAGGCCGGCAAGACCAAGGTCATCTGCGCCGCCAAGATCCAGGACGGCGTGCCCAACTGGATGCGCGGCCACGGCAACGGCTGGGTCACGGCCGAGTACAGCCTGCTGCCGGCTTCAACGCCGCAGCGCACCTTCCGTGAAGCCGTCAAGGGCAAGCAGGGCGGCCGCACCCTGGAGATCCAGCGCCTCGTCGGCCGCAGCCTCAGGAGCGTCGTCGACATGCGCGCCCTGGGCGAGCGCACCATCTGGCTTGACTGCGATGTCATCCAGGCCGACGGCGGCACCCGCTGCGCCTCGGTTTCGGGAGCCTACGTCGCGCTTTACCTGGCTCTGGCTCACCTGGTCGACCAGGACCTCATCACCGACATGCCGCTCAAGGATTCGCTGGCCGCGGTCAGCGTCGGGGTCTGGGAGGGACAGCCGGTCGTCGATCTCGATTACGCCGAGGACAGCACCGCTGAGGTTGATATGAACGTGGTCATGACCGGCAGCGGCGAGGTCGTCGAGCTGCAGGCCACCGCGGAGAAGACAGCCTTCACCCGCGCAACCCTCGATGAGCTCATCGATCTGGCCGGCGCGGGGATAGAGCAGATCGCCACCGAGCAGCTGCGGGTGACGGCGGGGCTCAAGGGCTAGGGGTCCAGCACCGTTCCCAGGACCTCGTTAATGTGGTTGTTCCAGAGTACTCGTTGCGATGCTAGCACCGGCCGCCGGTCGCCACTCATGGCGTAGTTGCCGCCGGTGACGTAAGCCCTCACCTCAACCGGACCCCCCATCAACCCTCCGAAGCTCGGCGTGACCATGCCGCCATCGGCCGCCAGCCCGTAGGTTCCCCTGACAACGCCATTAACGAGAACTTGCACGGCGACGCTCTCGGAGTTGGGGTTGGTCACCACGACCCAGTTTCTTGACCCCGTGGAATAATTGTCGTACCAGGTCCAGTGGTAAGAGCTCGACAGCGACGGGGAGGGCGTTGAAACATCCGCGAATCCCGGAACCTCTTCGAAAGATTTGTCCCACAGGGTTCGCTGTGAGGCGATGACGTTGGCCGGGCTGCTGCAACTGCCGTCAGAGGCAAAGCCGGCGCCACAGCCCCTAACCTCGACGGGGCCACCCATGACGCCTGGAAAGGTCGGCGTCACCCGGTCGCGCCCTTCAGCATCCCCCATGGGCTGCAACGTGCCGTACTGGCAGCGGCTGGCGTCGCCGCTGTTGCAGCCCCCGGCGATACTGATTTGATAGTTGACGGAGCCGCCGGCGCTGGGATTGGCAACCAGCACCCAGTTTTTGGCATCCGGTGACTGCTGGTCGTACCAGGTCCAGAGATAATTGTCCTTGAGGTCGCTTGCCGGAGTACCGTTGACCTCGTTGAAAGCGGTATCGTCAAACATGAGTACACGCTGTGATGCCATGATTTTGGCGGGGCTGCTGCAACTACCGTCAGGGGCAAAGGCGGCGCTGCACGCCTGAACCACGACCGGGCCTCCTATAACTCCCGGGAAAAGCGGCGTGGCGCGGCCACCGGGCTCGATAGTGCCCCTGGCGCCCGGCGTAGTGTTCGGATCGACGCCGGGCATCCTGATCTCGTAGTTGACCGGGCTGGCGTAATCGGGGTTGGAGATGACAATCCAGTCCTTGTAGCCAGGCGTCTGCATGTCGTACCAGGTCCAGAAATATTTATCCGATATCTTGTCCTGCGGGATCGACAGCGTCTCTTCCAGTGAATCTCCGAGGAGCACCCGTTGCGAGATCACCTGGGGCAGACCCGACAGCGTATTCACCATCAGCGGCCCGTTCATGGATCCAGGGAAGGTCTGCATCGTCGAAGTCCCCGGCGCCGCCACGTTATAGCTCGATGGGCCGGCGCCCCTTACTCCCAGTTGCGTCTGGAAGTGTGAGCTGGTGGAGTATATGGCCGCGTTCGACATCAGCAGCCAGTCCTTCATTCCGGGCGTCTGCATGTCGTACCAGGAAAAATAACTGCGCTTGCCAAAAGTAAGGGTCCAGTCAAGCAACTGGGGGGATTGCGACAGATAGGCCGGGGCCGGGCCCCTGGTCAACCAGGCTCGCAGCTTGATCTGGGGGAATAGGATCGGATCCAGCCAGGCTAGCCCGATGGGACTGCTGCGGAAGCCGCCGCTGTTTCCGGGCAGATACAGGTCACTGACGACGTTGCCATCCGCGTCGAGAACCTGAAGCTTGACGTCGCCCCCGTTGAGGGCTGTATTGAACAGAACCTCGCCCCAGGTCTGGTTGGACGGGTCGGTCCTGGAGATAACGGGAGTGTCGATGTATCCATACTCGGCAAACGAAGCATCGTTTGGCGTCGGTTGATGCGAGAGCTGAATATAGTCGCACTGTGGGGGGCCCGCCGAGGCCCAGGGGCATGCTCCATTGTTTGTATCAACCTGAAAGGCTTGCGAAGGAGTTGTCTCGACAAGGCTCAGGAAATCGACCCACGAGGTTCCCGAAAACAGGTTGTAATTGGCCTGCGCGGTGACCTTTTGAAACGAAGCCGTGAACCTGATGTGAGGGTCTCCCAACGCCTCGTGCCCAGTGCTGTCAAAGGCCACCCCGAGGAAGAAAATATTAGGCGCCGTGGCCTGATACCGGTTGGTGGCGGTGTAGAGCAGTCCGCCCTCGCCGGTATCAACATCGTAGGCATAAAAACGCCAGGTTCCCCGGCCGTCGTATTCCAGTCGCAGCCTGAAAGAATGGTTATGATCGCGGGTCACGTTGACGA
This DNA window, taken from Actinomycetota bacterium, encodes the following:
- a CDS encoding tetratricopeptide repeat protein, encoding MLLDRKRINRWTRWFAIMLVVVFALGTVFLGVGSKTGNIFAGCAKGAPSASSKSFEDREAYYKDQISENPQDNVSMLALANLYADDSVGRYDDAITWFNNALALDPGNADLQLRIATIYMNKTQNYDAAVKLLTDLTAKAPDNANAFLYLGQAAKSAGQNQTAILAWTRYLALAPTSEFAATIKDEITKLSALPAVTPPPTSTLPGTSGATAPSSPGAALPSTPAQTP
- a CDS encoding DNA topoisomerase I — protein: MKLIITEKDTAAKKIASILGGGKVAASSYQKVPIYTFSADSEEFTCIGLKGHIVQLEYPEEYSDWRKVEPRELIDAELIKAPSAKSVVNALKKTAKDAGSVIIATDFDREGELIGLEALEQTVEANPALSQGVRRARYSALTAEEINRAFADTTELSIPLAQAGEARQDIDLIWGATLTRFISLATSRLGNQFLSVGRVQSPTLALIVGRELERRAFTPVPYWQVFAELGSSQGDFTAQHKTDRFLDEKEAKAALASAGAAATGTVTAVKSTQKKLQPPAPFNTTAYTKAATSLGMSAARAIRLAEDLYLGGFISYPRTDNTVYPPSLDLKEILAELKKSRDLEPAASELLGRPQLTPTRGKKQTTDHPPIYPVGMPTAGDKLDDAHWKIWFLVARRFLATLSDEAVSESNRVDFDIGGEPFAVRGSRIVVPGWLGVYPYSRSRDEEVPRLEEGEEVKVNRVFDEQKETQPPGRYGQGRLIELMEQNGLGTKATRHSIIQNLYDRGYIKNTPVEPTETGIGMVEALNTYADRITKPEMTAELEEEMNSIAEQAMTKDEVVKRSRELLHLAYASLEEHKEELAGIIVKGIQEDKVVGACPKCGKQLKIIRSKKTKKRFVGCDGYPDCDTTYPLPQMGRLIPMHVECPECHSPKVKIITRGRRPWELCIDPECSTKEEYRKKAALKKAEKAAEAATATKTVVRKAKAGAKPASKTRKKAS
- a CDS encoding stage 0 sporulation family protein, with translation MPEVAEVVFRNGCKVYSFDPAGLELDVADQVIVRTSRGIEIGKVVVANHELPPEEVVAPLEKVVRKATDSDLSAVERNEKLAVRVGQVCEEKISDYGLDMRLINTEVVFDGGKIIISFFAEERVDFRRLVEDLAKKFRTRIEFRQVGVRDEARLIGGYGPCGRRMCCTMFAGDQQPVSIKMAKEQNLPLNPMKISGICGRLMCCLKYEQEAYKDFKCRCPNKGTVVMTDKGEGRVVDYLVPKEKVLVNLGEAGQTEASLEEIKAASERPREAAPVASEGEEQLSGSAARPRGEAARPRSESDRSRGSRPRPDRDRSRGGGDRGRGSGGRRPQAKAAAGDRGSNRPADRNGNKAGASVSDNTTEKTGGKPSEKGGEGAEAKGGQRAARRPGGGRGGRGGRRRRR
- the holB gene encoding DNA polymerase III subunit delta', with product MTELPTIFKGLIGQDQAARMLAAAVSQGEPSHAYLFHGPRGVGKFPAALKFAAALCCEQGGCGECPSCVKAARGVHPDIEVIAPVGSFITVDQVREINRNLNLRPHESRARVFIIRGAGSFNSESANAFLKSLEEPPPFVFFLLLAEHADGTLATIVSRCQPVRFGPVPAADIETFLLEHYQVSEVVAQAYARVCRGGLELARALCIEPGLPERRQSYLQIGENLSRGGWEGGASQMAAGIMAAAAQAGETAEEDAEEAVPEGFLAAPKKRREQDAHRRAGQAQRRELYLALDFLESWFRDMMAMAAGAGDAVLNRDYELELENLALPSKLDNYRRALEAIEAARSKLSYNVELELALQAMFYQLQEVL
- a CDS encoding amidohydrolase; this translates as MSNKKGPAVDAAGGDGVRIFSATWVLPIVSDPIHKGAVAVEGDSIKAVGRADEVIAAYPGAEVTDFHHTIVMPGFVNCHSHMEYAVFRGLMDNKNFGPWILEFLDHKSKLSYDDYVVSAMLGASECVSSGLTTSADSMYSGASLGAIGQAGLRARAYQEVFGLDDNKLGETMSQLEDKLNELEEDSSGLIEIGIAPHATYTVSASLYRAIAEFARERGMKITTHLAESRAESIYIRSGSGILALDFREKVGWDYLSHEPFGVTPVKYLQQWNVFGPGFLAAHCVHVAPADVEALARYDVAIAHCPKSNAKLGCGIAPLPAFLQAGIRVGFGTDSPASSNIMDMFGEMRTAIFLHRGVERDAAVLGAAECVQMATLGGARALGMEDRIGSLEPGKQADIIAVDMEYSHFTPIHDPYSALVFGANQEDVFFTMVAGRLLYTRKVFVTLDEEEITKKAREVKDKLWQ
- a CDS encoding DEAD/DEAH box helicase; the protein is MFENLGLEERLLKGVKAMGYTTPTPIQEKAIPVALEGRDIVGCAQTGTGKTAAFILPLLQNMGTQHGVKALVVTPTRELAGQIVDVARQCSKFTGHKVAAVYGGVGYQPQKDKLRRGVDLLVATPGRLLDLSGRGDVNLSQVEVLVLDEADRMLDMGFWPDVKRIMKLIPAKRQNMLFSATMSHQVLGVIGDTLSRPVRIDVAPSATPIEAIEQAVYPVGSTQKGDLLVKLLEERDLDRVLVFTRTKHRADRVCRTLSRKGIKGVAIHSNRSQAQRQQALDGFKNGKYRVLVATDIVARGIDVDNISHVINFDLPNKAEDYVHRIGRTARAGNDGTALSFLSSEETSALREIEGLIGTTLPCEDVEGFDYDYRVVPDPSREATKVRKLVYNGGALSGKRRRSRRPGRSMARAR
- the tmk gene encoding dTMP kinase, coding for MYFITFEGIDQSGKSTQLKLLADAAAAAGVATLSVREPGGTPLGEQIREILLGPEHANMDAWTEALLYAAARVQLVREVIKPALMQGKIVLSDRYIDSSLVYQGIARELGIDRILDLNLGATGGLMPDLTFVFHLGVAASRERLAGRGTAEDRIEGEPLDFHQKVEDGYRKLEEMYPGRIAGIDAGGSIEEVHARVVEVCSERLGLEL